gccatcgccgccgccggcaTCACCTCCGGCTCCATCGCCGAGAGGACGCAGTTCGTCGCCTACCTCATCTACTCGGCGTTCCTCACCGGGTTCGTCTACCCGGTCGTGTCCCACTGGATCTGGTCCGTGGACGGCTGGGCCTCCGCGGCCCGCACGTCCGGCCCGCTGCTCTTCAAGTCCGGCGTGATCGACTTCGCCGGCTCCGGCGTCGTGCACATGGTCGGCGGCATCGCCGGCTTCTGGGGCGCGCTCATCGAGGGGCCCCGCATCGGCCGGTTCGACCACGCCGGCCGCTCGGTGGCGCTCAAGGGCCACAGCGCGTCGCTCGTGGTGCTCGGCACCTTCCTGCTCTGGTTCGGCTGGTACGGGTTCAACCCGGGGTCTTTCGTCACCATCCTCAAGTCGTACGGGCCGCCCGGGAGCATCAACGGGCAGTGGTCGGGCGTGGGCCGCACCGCCGTGACGACCACGCTGGCTGGCAGCGTGGCGGCGCTCACGACGCTGTTCGGGAAGCGGCTCCAGACGGGGCACTGGAACGTGGTGGACGTCTGCAACGGCCTGCTCGGCGGGTTCGCGGCCATCACCGCCGGGTGCAGCGTGGTCGACCCGTGGGCCGCCGTCATCTGCGGCTTCGTGTCGGCGTGGGTGCTCATCGGTCTCAACGCGCTCGCCGGCCGCCTCAAGTACGACGACCCGCTGGAGGCCGCGCAGCTCCACGGCGGCTGCGGCGCGTGGGGGATCATCTTCACGGCGCTGTTCGCCAAGAAGCAGTACGTGGAGGAGATCTACGGCGCCGGCAGGCCGTACGGGCTGTtcctgggcggcggcgggcggctgctGGCGGCGCACATCGTGCAGATCCTCGTCATCGCCGGCTTCGTGAGCTGCACCATGGGCCCGCTCTTCTTCGCGCTCAAGAAGCTGGGCCTGCTCCGCATCTCGGCCGAGGACGAGATGGCCGGCATGGACCTGACCCGGCACGGCGGGTTCGCCTACGTCTACCACGACGACGACGAGCACGACAAGTCGGTTGGCGGCTTCATGCTCAGGTCGGCGCAGACCCGCGtcgagccggcggcggcggccaacaGCCAGGTCTAACTAATCAAGCCGGAGTACGTAACAAGAAATTCAGTGGAAATCGCCTTTCTGTTCTCGCGCGTCATATCTCATATGTGATCCGATCATGGGATCAATATTTTCCGGTGCTGTTTGGGCCAATGCTTTGCCGCTCTTGTGTTCCTTCGCAAGATTGTAAAATTACATAGGACGAGGTTCTTTTTTCTTTACCTTTTTTGTGTACATGCGTGCGTTCAGAGAGGGGATGTGTGGTGTGTGGATGGAATCTGCAGGGCTGGGGTTTTTCTTTCTTGGTGATATCTTGTCATTTTTGTGGTGGAATTCTGTGATCATAAGGGTGTGGTCAAGATAGGTGGCTGTTGAAGGTTGAATTGTTGAGATTTGTCCTCTAGTACGGGCTACCCTCTCTATCAAAACTTTGGCGCGTTTTCTCGATTGAATGGCTTTTAGTTTTCCGCTACGAATGTTCCTGACGTTCTATCGAGCATCACACATATTTTTCGTGAAAGTTTTTCTAGTTTTCACTTTTCATTTTGATGTTCAGTAAAAATACTAGGGGGTTGGTTCTTTGTGCACACTTATATTTAGTTTACACACGACGACTGACGGCTGCACCTACAAACAAAGCACCTCACAAGAGTACTCTACCTACTACTCCCTGTTTTAAATGAGCCGGCATAGACCAATATAGATTGGTCATGTAGAGACgcagcaatcatattcaaacatttCCTTCGGTTTTGAGCCAGAAAAGAGGGATCAGAGGTACAAAACTGTGCTAGTAGTACAAGCTCCTGTTGGTAAATGGTAACTACTACTATTTCCTGTCTCCAATACTTGTGCTCGAACAAACTGAAAGCAGGCTCAATTATGCAGTACAAGTACAACATCACACATCTCCCTTTCAATAATCCTGCCAAATAAGACGCTTGGAGTTGGAAAGAGATTGGAGAGTGCTTGCGAGCTAGTTTCCTCACCAAGTTGCTGAGCCAGGACAACACAGGTCGCGCAGACGTCGCATAAACAAAGCACTCCTATGTCACCGGGTGGACAGGGAGGAAAACATTAGTAGATGACTGTCACAGTGTCGCTCTATCGAGATTCTCTACGGCTAACGACCAAAGCCTGTGGATAAAACTCTGAATAACTTTTGAGTAATATAAATAGGACAAAGTTCTCTGGCACGTCTCATTACCGTAGCAAGGTGATTTTACCATAATCCAAAAGGCCAAAGACCATTTTGAGTTACCATAAACCCTCACAAACACCTgttgcaaaaaatttaaaaatacaTCCAAATCCTTGAGGATGCCGAAATCCGCTTCTTCCTGCATCTATTGGCGATCATGCCACGTGGAAAGCTCGTTGCCGGCTCTAGCTTCCGTCTCAGTGGAATAGACTTGTTTAAACCTAAGAGTTAGTAAAAGCAGCGGTCAAGAAGTCATCGATAAGAAGACGCCAACTGCAGTGATCTGCATAGCAAATCACCATCCTCGAGAAGAAAAATTCGGATAGGGTATATAGAATGCTCCAGTTCCGGCTAGACAAAGTTAGGGAACACCATTATCACACGCTCCCCGACGAGGCCAAGGCTAGCCCACCTTTGTCAGTCGGAAATGGTATCGGAGAATCAAGACGCACAACCACGTTGTCCGCTCCGCAGGACAACACTACCGAGATAAATCTACACAAACTTTGCTAGACCCGAAAAATAGACCAAGGGATCCACCATCTTCCACTCACCTCCTAATGAGGTGAAGAAGCATCATCAAAACGAGGAAGAGGATACCTTATTCCACGCCGACATAGACCAACATCTCCTCATCCATGAATGGAAACAAACCCTAACCTTACCACCACGGGGCCAAATCCCTGCCCCCCTAACCATCACCAAGCGATGGACGGAGGAAGAAGGGGCCCTCAGACTCGCCATGGAGTAGGGTAAATCAGCCGCTGCCACCGCCTGTTGCCTAGGTTAGGGAGCAAGAACGAAAATAATGTATGTAGTTGGAAGGTGATTTCCATATAGAATCACGGAATACTTAGTTAAATGCGTAACTTATTTAGAACCACATTCGTAATACCAGTACTTCTTAAAATGTAAAGCATGCAGTTATTGTCTTAAACTGGAGTATATTTCATTAAGTTTAAGAAAAAAATGTGAATGACTATAGTTCGAAATTAATGTCGGTGAATCTGTCATGTAATTTTTTTTGTAGTACAATTTACATGCCTTATGTTTTGGGGACAGAGTGAGTGTATATTAATATGCAATCCAAATAAATGCCCTTTGCtttcttcaaatttgtcaacataGTTGTCCTTCTAACAATTTCAATGCATTATCAATCAatgtttacccgcaaaaaaaatcaAAGTTTTCCATAATTTGAtcattgcaaaaaaaaaatttaATTCCGTTTGTACGTGCTTGCCCGCTTTAGGAAAACAGATAGACAATTCCTAGGAAAAGGCAATGTAGTCATTTCAGCCGAGAGCTGAGGCGTTACCGAACATGCCCTTAATTATTCTGACCAAATTTGAAAAGATATCTAATTTGAAACAATGTGTGTACAAAACATGAATATTTTGTTTCTAACTTTGGATACACGAATTTAGTATATTTTACAACATCATATTTTTTTTGGGTGGGAGAGGGGGCATGCGTAATGGACTTAATGGGAGAAACATATATAAAATGTTTTCTTAAAACAAAGACCAAATGCTCATGTTGCTTTCCCTATGGAGGTTTCTTTTTGCGGGAGCTCTATGGAGATGTTAACGCGTCCTATAAATTTGACAAGCCAAATCTAGGATAGAGCCCCATAAAAAGGGGCAGACAGACTGAAACCCACCAAATTGCGACATACAGAAAATTTACCCAAATGGTAAGTGATGTGGCACGAAGCACTCCAGCCATGACATTTTTTACAACTAAAATGTCATGCGGAAAAACCCTGAAAAGAACTAAAAGTTGCCATCTAAAAAGAAAGTTGCCATGCTTGACAATCAAAATTGTCATCCTCGCGGCGCTAAACTTGCCACCAAAAGCGTTCGGAGTTGCCATCcattcgtgccacacgtgtgacacttatGAGGGTCCAAAATTTAACAATCTGAA
This region of Triticum aestivum cultivar Chinese Spring chromosome 2D, IWGSC CS RefSeq v2.1, whole genome shotgun sequence genomic DNA includes:
- the LOC123053879 gene encoding ammonium transporter 1 member 1 — encoded protein: MSATCAADLGPLLGAAAANATDYLCNRFADTTSAVDSTYLLFSAYLVFAMQLGFAMLCAGSVRAKNTMNIMLTNVLDAAAGALFYYLFGFAFAFGTPSNGFIGKHFFGLKDMPQTGFDYSFFLFQWAFAIAAAGITSGSIAERTQFVAYLIYSAFLTGFVYPVVSHWIWSVDGWASAARTSGPLLFKSGVIDFAGSGVVHMVGGIAGFWGALIEGPRIGRFDHAGRSVALKGHSASLVVLGTFLLWFGWYGFNPGSFVTILKSYGPPGSINGQWSGVGRTAVTTTLAGSVAALTTLFGKRLQTGHWNVVDVCNGLLGGFAAITAGCSVVDPWAAVICGFVSAWVLIGLNALAGRLKYDDPLEAAQLHGGCGAWGIIFTALFAKKQYVEEIYGAGRPYGLFLGGGGRLLAAHIVQILVIAGFVSCTMGPLFFALKKLGLLRISAEDEMAGMDLTRHGGFAYVYHDDDEHDKSVGGFMLRSAQTRVEPAAAANSQV